DNA sequence from the Raineyella sp. LH-20 genome:
TACCCGTCCTACTCCGGCTGCCGTCAGTATCTGGAGGACGTCGAGCGGCACTGCCCGCCGGGGCTGAAGGTCGACACCGTGGCGCCGTACGCCCTCGAGGAGGGGTTCGGCACCGCCAACCTCGACGCGGTGCGGGCCGCGCGGGCCGCGTTGGTGGCACAGGGACACCCCGACCCGTACGTGCTGTTCGTCACCCACTCCATCCCGGTGGCGATGGCCCGCACGTCCGGTCCGGCCGGCTCACCGGAGCGCGAGGGACACACCGGCGGGGCGTACGTCGCGACGCTGGAGACGGTCGCCGAGCGGATCCTGGCGGGTCTGGAGGCCGAGCTCGGCAGCCGACCGGCGTACGGCATCGGGTACTGCTCGCGGTCGGGGCCGGCCTCGGTGCCGTGGCTGGAGCCGGACGTCAACGACGCCCTGCGGGCGCTGGCGGCCCAGGGCGTGGAGGCGGTCGTGGTCGCGCCGATCGGCTTCGTCAGCGACCACATGGAGGTCGTCTACGACCTGGACGTGGAGGCGGCGGCCACGGCGGGGGAGCTGGGACTGGCGGTGCGCCGGGCGGCCACCGCCGGCACGCATCCGGCGTTCGTCGCCGGCCTGGTGGACCGGCTGGTCGCCACCGCAGTGGCCCCGGGGCCCGGTTGCCCGGTCGACTGCTGCCCCCGGCCGGTCCGCCCGTCCCGTTCCGTGGCCCGCTGACGTACGACGACCTGCTCGTCCGCCAGGATGTCCTACCGGATGTCGTGGCGGCCGGGCGATGAGACGAATCCGACCGGTCCCAGCACTTGACAGGCATGGTATGAATGCCCCTGTATTGGTCCACGAGGTGGCCCCGCAACGACTGCAGGGGCCGTGATGGGGAAGGCAGGAATGGCCACTGATTACGACGCTCCTCGCAAGAACGAGGAGGATGTGAGCGAGGACTCGCTCGAAGCCCTCAAGAACCGTCGCAACGACCAGCAGTCGGGCAACGTGGACGAGGACGAGGTGGCGGCCGCGGAGTCGTTCGAACTCCCCGGCGCAGACCTCTCCCATGAGGAACTGACCGTCAAGGTGCTGCCCAAGCAGCAGGACGAGTTCACCTGTGCGAGCTGTTTCCTGGTCCGCAAGCGCACCCAGATCGCCAAGATCGACGGCGATCTGATCTACTGCACCGACTGCGTCCGCGGCTGACGTCGCGGGCCGTGGCCGGTGCACGTCGGGTCGGCAGACACATCGGGTCGGCGGGCACGGCGGCAGCCTCCGAAAGGGCTCAGGTGATCACACCTGAGCCCTTCGTGCTGCGCTCAGATCTTGACGGCGATCCGGTGCGGCTTGGTCCGGGCACCCCGGGACAGCAGGTAGCGGGTGCCGATCCGCTGCGCCGCCACCTGGGCGACGGCCAGTCCGGCAGCGCTGGCCAGCGCCCACAGGATCGCCGCGGTGGCGTCGGCCTCCGGGTCGGTCGGCTCCGGCGGCTCCTCGCCGGTGACATAGCGCCATCCGGCGGTGAGCAGCTTGTGCGTCACCACCGTCGCCGCGGCGCCTGCGGCCGCGGTGTAGACCTTGTACACGAGAGCGTCGGCGATGGCCATCGGGTTCCCTTCACACGAGCGGGCGTTGGGTCCATCCTAGGGCGGCGGTGCCGTGCCGGGGCAACGAGATGATTAGGTAGGTCCGTGGCATATCGCGAACGACTCCTGCTGTCGTGGTGGTGGATCGTGGTGATCGCCGGGGTGATCCTGTCGGTGGCGGTGGTCTACTTCGTCTACCAGCCGCCGGGGATCGCCGGGGCCATCACGCTCGCGCTGGTGGCCCTCGCCGTCGGCGCCGCGGCCGCGGGCAGTGCCCGGGTGGCGGTCGAGCCGGACGGACTGCGGGCGGGCCGCAATCTGCTGGAGTGGCCGTACGTCGCGGAGGCGCGCGCCCTGAGCGCCGACGAGTCGCGGGACCGGATGGGGGCCGGTGCGGATCATCGCGCCTTCCTGGTGGTCCGGCCCTACATCCGTCGGGTGGTCGAGGTGACGCTGGCCGATCCGGCCGACCCGCACCCGTACTGGCTGGTGAGTTCGCGCCACCCCGAGGAACTCGCCGATGCGATCCGGCGGGCGGCGCACCGATGAGCCCGGCGGAGGGGCAGACCGCGGAGGAGCGTACGGTCGCGGTCCGGATCGTCCGGCTGGACCCCGACCTCCCGTTGCCGACGTACGCCCGGGCACTCGATGCGGGCGCCGACCTGCACGCCGCCGAGGACGTGGAACTGGCCCCGGGGGAGCGCAGCCTGGTCGGCACCGGCATCGCCCTGGCGATCCCGCCGGGCACCGCCGCCTTCGTCCACCCGCGGTCCGGGCTGGCGGCCAGGGAGGGGCTCAGCATCGTCAACAGCCCGGGTACGGTGGATGCCGGATATCGTGGTGAGGTCAAGGTGTGCCTGATCAACACCGACCGGCATCGTACGATCCGGATCCGTCGCGGTGACCGCATCGCGCAGCTGGTGATCCAGCCGGTGCTGCGCGCCGCGTTCACCGAGGTCGACGAACTGCCGACCTCGGAACGGGGCACCGATGGACACGGTTCGACCGGCACCCGGTCGTCCGCACGACAGGAGAACGCATGATCTTCGGACGCAAGCGCAAGGCCCGCGACCACGGTGCGGACCCGGAGGAGGAGCGCCCGGACCCCACCGCCGACACCGACGGATCGAGCACCGCTGACCTCGCCGGGCCGGGCGCCGCGGGCACTGACGGATCCGGCACCGCCGCCACCGACGAGGCCGCCACCGATTGGCGTGGCGCCGCGCCGGATGATCCGTGGGTGGCGGTGGACGCCCGCGACTGGCGCCAGGACGGCCCCTTCGACATCGACGAGGTCGACCTGGAGGGCGATCCGGTGGGCCGGATGGACCTCGGGGCGATGGTCATCACGCCGATCGACGGCATGGAGGTGCGGTTCCAGGTCGAGCAGAGTTCGGCCCGTGCGACCGCGGTGCTGCTGTTGCACGGCGAGTCGGCGATGGAGCTGAGCGTCTACGCGGCACCACGCAGCGGGGGACTGTGGGCCGACGTCCGCCAGGAGGTCGCCCAGCTGGCCCGCCAGCAGGGCGGCACCGCCGAACTGGCCGAGGGGCCGTTCGGGGTCGAGGTCCGCCGGATGATGCCGGTGGCCACCCCGGACGGCCAGCAGGGCCTGCAGCCGACCCGGATGCTGATGATCGAGGGACCGCGCTGGGCGCTCCGGGCGGTCGTCTACGGCCGGGCCGCCATCGACTACGCCGACGAGGCGGTCACCGCCGAACTGCGCGAGGTGCTGCGCGACACCGTTGTCCGCCGCGGCGACCTGCCGATGCCCCCCGGCAGCATCATGGCGCTGACCCTGCCGCCGGAACTCGACGAACAGATCCGTTCGGCCACCCAGGCCGAGACCCCGGCCCAGCCGGAGGCGCCGACCGAGGACGATCGACGTACGCTGCCCGATCCGAGCGGCCAGTCGACCGCGATCCAGGGCTGACATGGCGGAGGACACCGTCAGCACGCTCGGGGTCGGCAACGCCCCGGAGGTCGGCAGCATCGTCGGACCGGTCGACGTCGGCCCGGTCGCCCACGGCGGCCACTGTGTCGCCCGGCTCGACGGTCGGGTCATCTTCGTCCGCCACACCCTGCCCGGCGAATCGGTCCGGGTGATGCTGACCGACACCACGCACGACCGGTTCTGGCGCGGCGACGCCGTCGAGATCCTCCGGGCCGCCCCGGGGCGGGTGACGCCCCGCTGCCCGGTCGCCGGACCCGGACAGTGCGGCGGCTGCGACCTCCAGCATGCCGACCCGGCGACCCAGCGGCAGCTGAAGGCCGCGGTGATCCGCGAACAACTGGCCCACCTCGCCGGGATCGAGACCGACGTCGAGGTCGAGCCGCTGCCCGGCGGTGCTTTCGGCTGGCGCACCCGGATGGCGTACGTCGCTCGCGACGGCCGCGCGATGATGCGGATCCACCGCAGCAACGACCTGGTCGAGGTGCCCGCGGGAGGCTGTCCGCTGGCCGTCTCCGCCCAGCCTGATCCGCAGCTGCTGGCCGCTGGCCTTGACGGCGACGACGACCACGCGTTGCGGGTGGTCACCGCGGCCACCGGAGCCAGCACGGTGCTCGTCGACGGCATCGTCACCGACGGCCCCCGCGATCTCGTGGAGCGGGCCGCCGGGCGCGACTGGCGGGTGGACGCCGACGGCTTCTGGCAGGTCCATCCGTACGCCGCGGACACCCTGGTGGATGCGGTGATGGAGGCGCTGGCGCCGGTCGCCGGCGAGCGGGGCTTCGACCTTTACTGTGGTGTGGGACTCTTCGCCGGGGCGCTCTCCGACGCAGGGGTGCAGATGTGGGGCGTCGAGGTCGACCGGCGGGCGATCGAGCTGGCCCAGACCAACGTCCCGACGGCACGGTTCACCGCCGGCCGGGTCGACCGGCTGCTGCGCCGGATGCCCCGGGCCACCGACCTGGTGGTCCTGGATCCGCCGCGGACCGGCGCCGGCAAGGACGTCATCGATGCGGTCGCCGACCGCAATCCGCGGGCCATCGCCTACGTCGCCTGCGATCCGGCGGCGCTGGGCCGCGACCTGGGCCGGCTCCGCCGACAGGGCTACGAGCTGGCGTCGCTGCGGGCGTTCGACCTGTTCCCCAACACCCATCACGTGGAGTGTGTGGCCACCTGCGTGCCGGCCTGAACCGGTGACGTGCTGGCCTGCACCGGCCCAGCCGCTGCGGTTCGGCTGAGCCGGCCAGGGCTCAGTGGTGCATCACCCGGTGCGCCAGTCGGTTGCCGATCACCTGGGCGAGCTGGACGATCACGATGATCACCACGACCGCGAGCAGGGTGACGGCGTAGTTGAACTGCTGGTAGCCGTAGGTGATCGCCAGGTCCCCGAGGCCGCCGCCACCGATGTAGCCGGCGACCGCGGACATGTCGACCACACCGATGAAGACGAAGGTGTAGCCGAGGACCAGGGGCCCAGTGGACTCCCTGACCACCACGTCGAGCAGCACCCTGGTCCGGGAGGCGCCCATCGCCCGGGCGGCCTCGACCAGCCCGGCGTCGATCCCGACGAGGTTCTGTTCGACGATGCGGCCGACCACGACCGAGGCCATCAGGGTCATCGGGAGGATCGCCGCTTGCGTTCCCACCGAGCGACCCGTCAGCGCGAGTGACAACGGTTGCACCAGGGAGATGAAGATGACGAACGGGATCGGCCGCACGACGTTGACCAGCAGGTTGACAGCGGCGAACAGCACCCGGTGCTCCAGCAGGTTGCCCGGTCTGGTGGCGTAGAGCAGGATCCCGATGAGGGTCCCGACCACCGCCCCGATCAGCATCGTCAGGGACACCATCTGCAGGGTCTGCGCCACGGACTGCCCCAGGAGCGGTCCCATGACGGTCCAGTCGATCATCGTCGTCCGCCCTTCACCTCGAGGCGGTCAGGCGTGGCGACGAGAGCGGTGCCGCCCGGTCGTGGTGGCGCCGCATCAGCGTCGGGCGTCACGGCCGGCCAGACCGTCACGCTGGTGCTCGCCGCTAGGTCGTCGACCAGTGCACGGACCGCGTCGGGTGGCCCGTCGAGTGCATAGGTCAGTGACCCGTACGGGCGCTCGGTGATCTCGACCACCGAGCCGAAGACGACGCCGCTGCTCACGCTCCGGTGGCGCGCCAGCGTCTCGAGCACCTGCTGCTGCGCGGACGGGCCGGCGGACGCGGCAGCGGAGTCGACGATGGACACCGTCACGAACGTGCCGGGATGGTGGGCCCGGAGCCGGTCGATCGTGGCCGGGGTCGGTGCGTCCTGGATCGTGGACTCGATGAAGCGTCGGGTCTCCGGGAACCGGGGGTGGGCGAAGACGTCGTAGACCGGGCCGTGGTCGAGCAGGCGGCCGTGTTCCATCACGGCGACGGTGTCGCAGATCGAGCGTACGACGTGCATCTCGTGGGTGATCACGACGATCGTGGTGCCCGTGTCGCGGTTCACCCGCTGCAGCAGCTCGAGGACCTCCGTGGTGGTGTTCGGGTCCAGGGCACTGGTGGCCTCGTCGGCCAGCAGGAGGGACGGCCGGGTGGCGAGTGCCCGGGCGATCCCGACCCGTTGCTTCTGGCCGCCCGACAGCTGCCCGGGGAACCGGTGTGCTGCCCCGGACATGCCGACGTAGGCGAGCAGTTCGGCGACCCGGCGGGATCGCTCGGCCCTGTCCCAGCCGGCGATCCGCAGCGGGTACTCCACGTTCTGCTCGACCGTTCGCGATCCCAACAGGTTGAACTGCTGGAA
Encoded proteins:
- a CDS encoding ferrochelatase, translating into MSSPLSRYDAVLLLSFGGPERPEDVVPFLRNVTRGKDIPDERLEVVGGHYRRFGGRSPINDQNRALLAALRAELDGRGIDVPLAWGNRNWAPYVADVLADLAAGGARRVLVLTTSAYPSYSGCRQYLEDVERHCPPGLKVDTVAPYALEEGFGTANLDAVRAARAALVAQGHPDPYVLFVTHSIPVAMARTSGPAGSPEREGHTGGAYVATLETVAERILAGLEAELGSRPAYGIGYCSRSGPASVPWLEPDVNDALRALAAQGVEAVVVAPIGFVSDHMEVVYDLDVEAAATAGELGLAVRRAATAGTHPAFVAGLVDRLVATAVAPGPGCPVDCCPRPVRPSRSVAR
- a CDS encoding DUF4193 domain-containing protein, which translates into the protein MATDYDAPRKNEEDVSEDSLEALKNRRNDQQSGNVDEDEVAAAESFELPGADLSHEELTVKVLPKQQDEFTCASCFLVRKRTQIAKIDGDLIYCTDCVRG
- a CDS encoding DUF4235 domain-containing protein, coding for MAIADALVYKVYTAAAGAAATVVTHKLLTAGWRYVTGEEPPEPTDPEADATAAILWALASAAGLAVAQVAAQRIGTRYLLSRGARTKPHRIAVKI
- a CDS encoding DUF3093 domain-containing protein; its protein translation is MAYRERLLLSWWWIVVIAGVILSVAVVYFVYQPPGIAGAITLALVALAVGAAAAGSARVAVEPDGLRAGRNLLEWPYVAEARALSADESRDRMGAGADHRAFLVVRPYIRRVVEVTLADPADPHPYWLVSSRHPEELADAIRRAAHR
- the dut gene encoding dUTP diphosphatase; amino-acid sequence: MSPAEGQTAEERTVAVRIVRLDPDLPLPTYARALDAGADLHAAEDVELAPGERSLVGTGIALAIPPGTAAFVHPRSGLAAREGLSIVNSPGTVDAGYRGEVKVCLINTDRHRTIRIRRGDRIAQLVIQPVLRAAFTEVDELPTSERGTDGHGSTGTRSSARQENA
- a CDS encoding DUF3710 domain-containing protein, translating into MIFGRKRKARDHGADPEEERPDPTADTDGSSTADLAGPGAAGTDGSGTAATDEAATDWRGAAPDDPWVAVDARDWRQDGPFDIDEVDLEGDPVGRMDLGAMVITPIDGMEVRFQVEQSSARATAVLLLHGESAMELSVYAAPRSGGLWADVRQEVAQLARQQGGTAELAEGPFGVEVRRMMPVATPDGQQGLQPTRMLMIEGPRWALRAVVYGRAAIDYADEAVTAELREVLRDTVVRRGDLPMPPGSIMALTLPPELDEQIRSATQAETPAQPEAPTEDDRRTLPDPSGQSTAIQG
- a CDS encoding class I SAM-dependent RNA methyltransferase yields the protein MAEDTVSTLGVGNAPEVGSIVGPVDVGPVAHGGHCVARLDGRVIFVRHTLPGESVRVMLTDTTHDRFWRGDAVEILRAAPGRVTPRCPVAGPGQCGGCDLQHADPATQRQLKAAVIREQLAHLAGIETDVEVEPLPGGAFGWRTRMAYVARDGRAMMRIHRSNDLVEVPAGGCPLAVSAQPDPQLLAAGLDGDDDHALRVVTAATGASTVLVDGIVTDGPRDLVERAAGRDWRVDADGFWQVHPYAADTLVDAVMEALAPVAGERGFDLYCGVGLFAGALSDAGVQMWGVEVDRRAIELAQTNVPTARFTAGRVDRLLRRMPRATDLVVLDPPRTGAGKDVIDAVADRNPRAIAYVACDPAALGRDLGRLRRQGYELASLRAFDLFPNTHHVECVATCVPA
- a CDS encoding methionine ABC transporter permease — protein: MGPLLGQSVAQTLQMVSLTMLIGAVVGTLIGILLYATRPGNLLEHRVLFAAVNLLVNVVRPIPFVIFISLVQPLSLALTGRSVGTQAAILPMTLMASVVVGRIVEQNLVGIDAGLVEAARAMGASRTRVLLDVVVRESTGPLVLGYTFVFIGVVDMSAVAGYIGGGGLGDLAITYGYQQFNYAVTLLAVVVIIVIVQLAQVIGNRLAHRVMHH
- a CDS encoding methionine ABC transporter ATP-binding protein; this translates as MTAIVSLRHVSRTFTPQRRSSTAAAVTAVDDVSLDIEAGSVTGIIGYSGAGKSTLVRLINALELPDSGVVEVGGREVTSLTERELRRLRSSIGMVFQQFNLLGSRTVEQNVEYPLRIAGWDRAERSRRVAELLAYVGMSGAAHRFPGQLSGGQKQRVGIARALATRPSLLLADEATSALDPNTTTEVLELLQRVNRDTGTTIVVITHEMHVVRSICDTVAVMEHGRLLDHGPVYDVFAHPRFPETRRFIESTIQDAPTPATIDRLRAHHPGTFVTVSIVDSAAASAGPSAQQQVLETLARHRSVSSGVVFGSVVEITERPYGSLTYALDGPPDAVRALVDDLAASTSVTVWPAVTPDADAAPPRPGGTALVATPDRLEVKGGRR